CTTGCGCCCCCAGCGCACGCAGGTGGAATATTTTCTCGCGGCTCATTTTGTCCGGCACGACCAGAATCAGGCGGTAATTTTTCTGCGCCGCAATCAGCGCCAGACCCAGGCCGGTATTCCCGGCGGTGGCTTCAATAATCGTGCCGCCGGGTTTTAATTTCCCCAGTCGTTCGGCTTCATTAATCATCGACAGCGCTACACGGTCTTTTATCGAACCGCCGGGGTTTTGATTTTCCAGTTTTAAAAACAGGCTACAGGGGCCACTATCCAATTTATGCAGCTGGAGCAGGGGAGTGTGGCCAATAAGGTCACTAACGGAATGAAAAACTGACATGACATTTTACCCATTCGTACCAAGATGATTTGAATGGTAGGGCTGAAAAAATGGCATTTTAAAGAATTTTTGTCTGCTTCTAAGCGCAAAAAGTAATATAAGATGCTATTTAGACGTCCAGAGGGAAAGGTTGTTAGCCGCCTGGGCGTGTCGATTTCCAGAATAGGGCCTTTTTGGCGTATTTTTCACCTAATTATGGTTTTTTACCCGCTGCTTTATGTTTGTTTCAGGAAAGGATTGCCGAAAATAATCGATGGTAGTCTGAGGCGAATCCTTAGACGTTGGTGTAAATATCAAGCCCGGATATACCGGATTGATACCTGTCGACAGCAATTCAGGTAAGAAAAAATTGCACAGTAAGGTATGCTCACTTGTTTCAATAAATAGCCTGTATCAGGAAACTATATTCCAGAAATATTATCCAGGAAAAGCGACGCAGAAGAAAATAGCCTGGAACGATCCAGTTAACAAAATAAGAACATAATTCATACCCAAAGGATATATACATGTAATGATTCAATAGTAACCAGTTACAAGGAAGCTAGTATGAATAAAAACGACATGAGTCCTTTACCCACCAATACCCATGAGTGGTTTTTTAACCGTAACAGCATCATCATCTTGCTCGATATTGTTCTGTTTATCGTTCTCTACAACACGCTCCCCTATGAGCCAAAAGTGGTCATGGGGCTGAGTATGCTCGCTTTTATCGCTGTGTTATGGCTGACAGAAGCGCTACACGTTACCGTTACGGCGGTGATAGTTCCCGTTATGGCAGTGTTGCTTGGGGTATTCAACACTCAGGCAGCGCTGAATAGTTTTGCAAACTCAACGATATTCCTTTTCCTCGGTGGCTTTGCTCTGGCTGCGGCGATGCATGTGCAGGGGCTTGATAAAGTCATTGCCGATAAGGTATTAGCTATGGCGCGGGGTAAAATGAGCCTCGCTGTTTTTATGCTGTTTGGCGTGACGGCCTTACTGTCAATGTGGATCAGTAATACCGCGACGGCGGCAATGATGATGCCGTTAGTATTGGGTATATTGAGTAAAGTAAACGGCAAAAGCAGCCATTCGACCTATGTGTTTGTGCTCCTCGGTATTGCATACAGCGCAAGTATTGGGGGGATGGCGACAATCGTCGGTAGTCCGCCAAACGCGATAGCTGCAGCGGAGGTTGGACTCTCCTTCTTTGATTGGATGAAGTTCGGTTTCCCGGCAATGATCATATTACTTCCTGTCGCTATTGCGATTCTTTACCTCGTGTTCAGGCCGGAGCTTAAGGGAACCTTTGAAACGAATACTGAACAGGTCGATTGGGATAAAGGCAAAATAGTCACATTGGCTATTTTTGGGCTTACGGTATTCTTTTGGGTATTCAGTGGACCCATTAACGATCTGCTGGGCGGTTTTAAATCTTTTGATACCATCGTTGCTTTAAGCGCCATAATATTAGTGAATTTCGCCCGGGTGGTTCACTGGAAGGATATAGAAAAAACGGCTGATTGGGGCGTGCTGTTATTATTCGGCGGTGGTATCTGCTTAAGTAATGTGTTGAAAGAGACGGGCACCAGCCTGTTTCTGGCAAACCAGATTAGCGGGATGGTTGCTCATATGGGGATATTTATCAT
This Klebsiella sp. RHBSTW-00484 DNA region includes the following protein-coding sequences:
- a CDS encoding SLC13 family permease, giving the protein MNKNDMSPLPTNTHEWFFNRNSIIILLDIVLFIVLYNTLPYEPKVVMGLSMLAFIAVLWLTEALHVTVTAVIVPVMAVLLGVFNTQAALNSFANSTIFLFLGGFALAAAMHVQGLDKVIADKVLAMARGKMSLAVFMLFGVTALLSMWISNTATAAMMMPLVLGILSKVNGKSSHSTYVFVLLGIAYSASIGGMATIVGSPPNAIAAAEVGLSFFDWMKFGFPAMIILLPVAIAILYLVFRPELKGTFETNTEQVDWDKGKIVTLAIFGLTVFFWVFSGPINDLLGGFKSFDTIVALSAIILVNFARVVHWKDIEKTADWGVLLLFGGGICLSNVLKETGTSLFLANQISGMVAHMGIFIIILVIATFVVFLTEFASNTASAALLIPVFASVAEAFGMSPVILSVLIAIAASCAFMLPVATPPNAIVFATGHIKQQEMMRAGLFLNIACIIVLTGFSMLFWV